From the genome of Populus alba chromosome 10, ASM523922v2, whole genome shotgun sequence, one region includes:
- the LOC118057378 gene encoding uncharacterized protein: MDVSLIADTLTIATQQTLGSANSLLLYRQNCINLADQSSQICAVVVGALAPPPVKSKTSRRTLLRKRRRTRRRSQTDGDSGGFGEEYGFFCGDDGLFGGGGGGDGGGFGGGGRGWNFDKFGGHDWDEPSWWFSSRSSGFAYGFVYEVIYWIALSNCVHFAFKKVVRIVADGIGDTERGKAVPMRLATVC; the protein is encoded by the coding sequence ATGGACGTCTCTCTAATCGCCGATACATTGACAATAGCTACACAACAAACCCTAGGGTCTGCAAACTCGCTTCTTCTCTACCGCCAAAATTGCATCAACCTCGCAGATCAATCCTCTCAAATCTGCGCCGTCGTCGTTGGTGCCTTGGCTCCGCCGCCTGTCAAGTCCAAAACCTCACGCCGCACTCTCCTCCGAAAGCGGCGGCGGACCAGGCGTAGATCGCAAACTGACGGAGACTCCGGTGGTTTCGGAGAGGAGTATGGGTTTTTTTGCGGTGATGATGGTCTTTTTGGTGGCGGCGGGGGCGGGGACGGAGGCGGTTTTGGTGGTGGGGGGAGAGGGTGGAATTTTGATAAATTCGGTGGGCACGATTGGGATGAACCTTCGTGGTGGTTTTCTTCGCGGTCTTCGGGTTTCGCTTATGGGTTTGTTTATGAGGTGATATATTGGATTGCGCTGTCGAATTGCGTGCATTTTGCGTTTAAGAAGGTTGTTAGGATCGTGGCTGATGGAATTGGTGATACCGAGAGAGGGAAAGCGGTGCCGATGAGATTGGCTACCGTGTGCTAA